Proteins encoded in a region of the Ursus arctos isolate Adak ecotype North America unplaced genomic scaffold, UrsArc2.0 scaffold_2, whole genome shotgun sequence genome:
- the LOC113267511 gene encoding cardiotrophin-2, with the protein MCLRVCHGPKIFQDSSERAQGLDADLWFPLPAPFCLLTLLLPPRSPGAPISPAEPISQAYSLALYMQKNTSTLLQTYLQYQGSPFSDPGFSAPELQLSSLPPAAVSFKTWHALDDGERLGHAQGAFLALTQHLQLVGDDQRDLNPESPILLAQLGAARLRAQGLLGNMAAIMTALGLPIPPEEDTLGVVPFGASAFERKCRGYVVTREYGHWTDRAVRDLALLKAKYPG; encoded by the exons ATGTGTCTGCGTGTCTGCCACGGGCCCAAGATCTTCCAGGACAGCAGCGA GCGGGCTCAGGGATTGGATGCTGACCTTTGGTTTCCTCTGCCAGCCCCGTTCTGCCTGCTGACCCTGCTGCTGCCACCCCGCAGCCCGGGGGCCCCCATCTCCCCAGCTGAGCCCATCAGTCAAGCCTACAGCCTCGCCctctacatgcagaagaatacaTCAACGTTGCTGCAGACTTAC CTCCAGTACCAGGGCAGCCCCTTCAGTGACCCCGGCTTCTCAGCCCCTGAGCTTCAGCTCAGCAGCCTGCCTCCTGCCGCTGTCTCCTTCAAGACCTGGCATGCCCTGGATGACGGGGAGCGGCTGGGCCATGCCCAGGGGGCCTTCCTGGCCTTGACCCAGCATCTCCAGCTTGTAGGGGACGACCAGAGAGACCTGAACCCCGAGAGTCCTATCCTGCTGGCTCAGCTTGGGGCTGCAAGACTCAGGGCCCAAGGCCTGCTGGGCAACATGGCTGCCATCATGACTGCCCTGGGCCTGCCCATCCCCCCAGAAGAGGACACTCTCGGGGTTGTCCCCTTCGGGGCCTCAGCCTTTGAGAGGAAATGTCGAGGCTATGTAGTGACCCGGGAATATGGCCACTGGACAGACCGAGCTGTGAGGGACTTGGCTCTGCTCAAGGCCAAATACCCTGGATAG